The following proteins are encoded in a genomic region of Sulfurimonas sp. HSL3-7:
- a CDS encoding site-2 protease family protein, translated as MLRNKIQLFKLFGFSVSIDASWVVILFLVVWSLAKGLFPTYYPDLSDLTYWLMGLAGAVGLFASIIIHEFSHSMVARRHGLAIRGITLFIFGGVAEMAEEPKSPKTEFFMAIAGPIASLILSLLFGALYLIAALLEWPVPATGILGYLSGINMLLVVFNMVPAFPTDGGRILRSTLWWLKGDIYWATRLASRISLLFAMVIIFIGFIGLIGGNFIGGLWWILIGSFLFNAAGASYQHLLTERSFRGKTVRYFMNPEPVTVPPQITLEEFVETYLYHYHYKMFPVVESGRLEGIITVSDLKKVPREQWRALSVAGLIQPVTQENSIDPETPVKEALNRMSVSGISRLLVIEHGRMAGIVTLKDLLEFLALKMELET; from the coding sequence ATGCTTAGAAACAAGATACAACTTTTCAAACTGTTTGGTTTCAGCGTCTCGATCGATGCAAGCTGGGTCGTTATCCTCTTTTTAGTGGTCTGGTCCCTGGCCAAGGGTCTTTTCCCTACCTATTATCCCGATCTCAGTGATCTGACCTACTGGCTGATGGGGCTGGCCGGAGCGGTCGGGCTCTTTGCCTCCATCATCATCCATGAGTTCTCCCACTCTATGGTCGCCCGCAGGCACGGCCTGGCCATCCGCGGCATCACCCTCTTTATCTTCGGCGGCGTGGCCGAGATGGCAGAAGAGCCGAAGAGTCCAAAAACGGAGTTCTTTATGGCCATAGCAGGCCCCATAGCCAGCCTGATACTCTCGCTTCTCTTCGGCGCTCTTTACCTGATCGCAGCTCTCCTCGAATGGCCGGTGCCGGCTACAGGGATCCTGGGCTATCTTAGCGGCATCAATATGCTGCTTGTCGTCTTCAATATGGTACCGGCCTTCCCGACCGACGGTGGACGGATACTCCGTTCAACCCTATGGTGGCTGAAAGGCGATATCTACTGGGCGACCCGTTTGGCTTCACGCATCAGCCTGCTGTTTGCCATGGTCATTATCTTCATAGGGTTTATCGGGCTTATCGGCGGGAACTTTATCGGTGGTCTATGGTGGATCCTGATAGGCTCTTTTCTCTTCAATGCCGCCGGTGCTTCGTATCAGCATCTGTTGACGGAGCGTTCCTTCAGGGGCAAGACCGTGCGCTATTTTATGAACCCCGAACCCGTTACCGTCCCTCCGCAGATCACGCTGGAGGAATTTGTCGAAACGTACCTTTACCATTATCATTACAAGATGTTCCCTGTCGTTGAGAGCGGCAGACTCGAAGGGATCATCACGGTCAGCGACCTTAAAAAAGTCCCTCGTGAGCAGTGGCGCGCTCTTTCTGTCGCCGGCTTGATACAGCCTGTGACCCAGGAAAACTCTATTGATCCGGAAACACCGGTCAAGGAGGCCCTGAACCGGATGAGTGTATCGGGTATAAGCCGGCTGCTGGTGATAGAACACGGCAGGATGGCAGGGATCGTCACACTCAAAGACCTGCTCGAGTTTCTGGCACTCAAAATGGAGTTGGAGACGTAA
- a CDS encoding CBS domain-containing protein — MTIGELCNRDTFIVQKEENIVEAAKLMRVFNVGDLIVVSTGKKGNTPIGILTDRDIVMKAVAENSDPQSLTVADIMSDQLVTAKEEDGVYESIENMRRHGVRRLPVVDKEGCLAGILSVDDLLEFLGEEVNGLIGLVYKEQHA; from the coding sequence ATGACTATTGGTGAACTCTGTAATCGTGATACGTTTATTGTCCAGAAAGAAGAAAATATCGTGGAGGCTGCCAAGCTGATGCGGGTTTTTAATGTCGGCGACCTCATCGTCGTATCCACCGGCAAAAAGGGCAACACGCCGATCGGTATTCTGACCGATCGCGACATCGTTATGAAAGCAGTCGCTGAGAACAGTGATCCGCAAAGCCTTACGGTTGCTGATATCATGAGCGACCAACTGGTGACCGCCAAAGAAGAGGACGGCGTATATGAAAGTATCGAAAACATGCGCAGGCATGGTGTCAGACGCCTGCCTGTCGTCGACAAAGAGGGCTGCCTTGCCGGTATCCTATCGGTCGATGACCTGCTGGAATTTTTAGGCGAAGAGGTCAATGGTCTGATAGGGCTTGTTTACAAAGAACAGCACGCCTAA
- a CDS encoding protein-L-isoaspartate(D-aspartate) O-methyltransferase, whose protein sequence is MRRDPIGMIFVLLMTSTLLYSGNFVDPYEKARKSLVETIEKEVEETRGYLGKRRLAKTTIDAMERVKRHEFVPVLYRFKAYENRPLPIGYGQTISQPYIVAVMTDLLDLNPTDRVLEIGTGSGYQAAVLAEIVNEVYTVEVIRKLGLAAEKRLDRLGYNNIKTKIGDGYYGWEEHAPYDAIIVTAAAGQIPPPLLKQLKPGGKMIIPVKSFYYVQYLILVSKDEKGAITTRQTLPVMFVPLTGKH, encoded by the coding sequence ATGAGAAGAGATCCTATAGGCATGATATTTGTCTTACTGATGACCAGCACCCTGCTGTATTCCGGGAATTTCGTAGACCCGTACGAAAAGGCCAGAAAAAGCTTGGTCGAGACTATAGAAAAAGAGGTAGAAGAGACAAGAGGATATCTGGGAAAAAGAAGGCTTGCCAAAACGACGATCGATGCGATGGAAAGGGTAAAAAGGCATGAATTTGTACCTGTTCTTTACCGTTTTAAAGCCTATGAGAACAGGCCGTTGCCTATCGGCTACGGTCAGACAATCTCGCAGCCCTACATTGTCGCCGTCATGACCGATCTTCTTGACCTTAATCCGACCGACAGGGTCCTGGAAATCGGTACCGGTTCGGGATATCAAGCCGCCGTGCTTGCCGAGATCGTCAATGAGGTCTACACTGTCGAGGTGATCAGAAAGCTGGGTCTTGCGGCAGAGAAAAGGCTTGATCGGCTCGGCTACAACAATATTAAGACAAAGATCGGCGACGGCTATTACGGCTGGGAGGAACACGCCCCCTATGACGCCATCATCGTCACCGCCGCCGCAGGCCAGATCCCGCCGCCGCTTCTCAAGCAGCTGAAACCGGGCGGCAAGATGATCATCCCCGTCAAAAGCTTTTACTATGTCCAGTATCTTATCCTTGTCTCCAAAGACGAAAAAGGGGCCATCACCACCCGTCAGACCCTTCCGGTCATGTTTGTACCGCTTACAGGAAAGCACTGA
- a CDS encoding DUF72 domain-containing protein, whose product MQKIHIGTSGFYYDHWIGRCYPDTISKHDLLPFFAQHFKTVEINSTFYHLPRRSTIEHWLETTPDDFIFTLKANRSITHRRRLDAALKEVMIFIHLIKPLKKKLGVILFQLPPYLKLDIGLLDAFISQLPKGYKYAIEFRDVSWMDDVVFELMELHGIGFCINDFEQRQTPRIATAPFAYIRMHGPQGRYRGKYDAQSIRALCETIHGFVKEGREVFCYFNNDMEGFAWQNAQELVALCRSSR is encoded by the coding sequence ATGCAAAAGATACATATCGGAACATCGGGATTTTATTATGACCACTGGATAGGCAGATGCTACCCGGACACTATCTCGAAACATGATCTGCTGCCTTTTTTCGCACAGCACTTCAAAACCGTCGAGATCAACAGTACATTTTACCATCTTCCCAGGCGCAGCACGATCGAGCACTGGCTTGAAACAACACCCGACGACTTTATCTTTACCCTGAAGGCCAACCGGAGCATCACCCATCGCAGAAGGCTCGACGCCGCACTTAAAGAGGTAATGATATTTATCCACCTGATAAAGCCGTTAAAAAAGAAACTCGGAGTGATCCTCTTCCAGCTTCCGCCCTATCTCAAACTCGATATCGGACTGCTCGACGCCTTTATTTCGCAACTGCCCAAGGGGTACAAATATGCCATCGAGTTCAGGGACGTCTCCTGGATGGACGATGTGGTCTTTGAGCTGATGGAACTGCACGGCATCGGTTTTTGCATCAATGATTTCGAGCAGAGACAGACCCCTCGGATCGCAACCGCCCCCTTTGCCTACATCAGGATGCACGGTCCTCAGGGGCGGTACCGCGGGAAGTATGATGCGCAGAGCATCCGTGCTCTGTGTGAAACCATCCACGGTTTTGTCAAGGAAGGCAGAGAGGTCTTCTGCTATTTCAACAACGATATGGAAGGGTTTGCCTGGCAGAATGCACAGGAGCTTGTAGCACTTTGCAGGAGCAGCCGATGA
- the polX gene encoding DNA polymerase/3'-5' exonuclease PolX, producing MNVTNRDIASIFMEIADLLDIEEANPFRVRAYRNAARNITASSKSMAELVAEGFDLTTLQGIGIDLSEKIIEIVQTGELAFLKELKKSVSSELEPLLKIPGLGPKRVRFLHEKLQIDSLHDLKDALQKGKLEKLRGFGSKLIESIAAGVEKKLYEEKRYRLFDVLPVAQAIREELRKCQGVIAIEIAGSLRRRKETVHDIDIVASCEVGNDIMARFRALEGVDKIVMEGTTRSSVVLKSGLHVDLRVVPKNAFGAALHHFTGSKAHNIALRTMALKRGMKINEYGIFKAERRIAGSRENDVFETLGLAYVEPEMRENRGEIALAREHRLPKLIEAKEIKGDLHIHTDYSDGANTILEMALSAKARGYEYIAVTDHTKHLTIAHGLDEKRVRRQLEEIDRINEELGGITVLKSAEVDILANGKLDLPDSVLKELDLAVCAVHYKLNISKKEQTARILKAMENPYFSILSHPTGRLIGLRDAYEVDIEAVIEACSQRGCILELNAQPDRLDLNDIHCKMAKEAGVPIAISTDAHSVRDLDLMELGIGQARRGWLEKEDVVNTRSLKVLMKMLKR from the coding sequence ATGAACGTCACCAACCGGGATATTGCATCCATCTTCATGGAGATAGCCGATCTTCTGGACATTGAAGAGGCAAACCCCTTCAGGGTCAGAGCCTACCGGAATGCGGCACGGAACATCACCGCCTCGTCAAAAAGCATGGCCGAGCTGGTGGCGGAGGGGTTTGATCTGACCACGCTACAGGGGATCGGGATAGATCTTTCCGAAAAGATCATCGAGATCGTCCAAACCGGTGAGCTCGCCTTTTTGAAAGAGCTGAAAAAATCGGTCTCTTCCGAGCTTGAACCGCTGCTCAAGATCCCCGGACTGGGGCCGAAGAGGGTACGCTTTCTGCATGAGAAGCTTCAGATAGACTCCTTGCATGACCTCAAAGATGCGCTCCAAAAGGGCAAGCTGGAGAAACTGCGGGGTTTCGGCTCGAAGCTGATCGAGAGCATCGCTGCCGGTGTGGAGAAAAAACTCTATGAGGAGAAACGGTACCGTCTTTTTGACGTCCTGCCTGTTGCGCAAGCGATCAGAGAAGAGCTGCGAAAGTGCCAAGGCGTCATAGCGATCGAGATAGCCGGCAGTCTCCGCAGAAGAAAAGAGACGGTCCACGACATCGATATCGTCGCGTCATGCGAAGTCGGCAACGATATCATGGCGCGCTTTAGAGCGCTTGAGGGGGTGGACAAAATAGTGATGGAGGGGACAACACGCTCCTCCGTCGTCCTGAAAAGCGGTCTCCATGTCGACCTCAGGGTTGTTCCGAAAAATGCATTCGGTGCGGCCCTGCACCACTTTACCGGTTCAAAAGCCCACAATATCGCGTTGCGGACGATGGCCCTCAAAAGGGGGATGAAGATCAACGAGTACGGCATCTTCAAAGCAGAGAGAAGGATCGCCGGAAGCAGGGAGAACGATGTATTTGAGACTCTCGGACTGGCCTATGTGGAGCCGGAGATGCGGGAGAACCGGGGCGAGATCGCTCTGGCCCGGGAGCATAGGCTGCCCAAGCTGATCGAAGCAAAAGAGATCAAAGGGGACCTGCACATCCATACGGACTATTCGGACGGTGCGAACACCATCTTGGAGATGGCGCTCTCGGCTAAAGCGAGGGGGTACGAGTACATTGCCGTGACCGACCATACGAAACATCTCACCATCGCCCACGGCCTCGATGAGAAGAGGGTGCGCCGGCAGCTTGAGGAGATCGACCGCATCAATGAAGAGCTCGGGGGGATCACCGTCTTGAAATCTGCCGAGGTCGATATCCTCGCAAACGGGAAACTGGACCTTCCGGACAGCGTCTTGAAAGAGCTCGACCTCGCCGTATGCGCGGTCCATTACAAGCTTAACATCTCCAAAAAAGAGCAGACGGCGCGCATCCTCAAAGCGATGGAAAACCCCTATTTTTCGATCCTATCGCATCCGACGGGAAGGCTGATCGGCCTTAGGGATGCCTATGAAGTCGACATTGAGGCGGTCATAGAGGCGTGCTCGCAGAGAGGCTGCATCCTCGAACTCAATGCCCAGCCGGACCGGCTCGATCTCAACGACATCCACTGCAAGATGGCCAAAGAGGCGGGGGTGCCGATAGCCATTTCGACCGATGCCCACTCCGTCAGGGACCTTGATCTGATGGAACTCGGCATCGGACAGGCAAGGCGGGGCTGGCTTGAAAAAGAGGATGTCGTCAATACCAGGAGCCTGAAAGTGCTGATGAAGATGCTGAAGCGCTGA
- a CDS encoding glutathione synthetase, with translation MRIGFVLNDLLTERLPSSTIRMAMVATNMGHEVWLMGVGDFSYDSDELVHARSRSVPDTGYETPELYYHSLCSEQAKSERITVDDLDVLMLRNDPAADYQCSWAQHASVVFGRTAMRHGVIVCNDPNGLSKAINKMYFQYFPESVRLQSLVSRNRDDIRHFYDQHAKRIILKPLMGSAGRGVFMVQPDDAANLNQMIDAISRDGYVIAEAFSPQALEGDTRMILINGRPLKADGKYAAYRRTRSGEDIRSNLHAGGIPKPVTVTDEMLELAEIVRPKLVQDGIFFAGLDIVGNKLLEVNVFSPGGLDSSERFEGVNFTGAVIEALEKKVRYMKYYHRNFDNAEMNTL, from the coding sequence ATGAGGATCGGTTTTGTTTTAAATGACCTGTTGACCGAACGTCTGCCCAGTTCGACGATCCGTATGGCGATGGTTGCGACCAATATGGGACACGAGGTCTGGCTGATGGGAGTCGGGGATTTTTCGTACGATTCCGACGAACTTGTCCATGCAAGGTCACGCTCGGTTCCCGACACCGGCTATGAGACACCGGAACTCTATTACCACAGCCTCTGCAGTGAGCAGGCAAAATCAGAGCGGATAACAGTCGATGATCTGGATGTGCTGATGTTGCGCAATGACCCGGCTGCCGATTACCAGTGTTCCTGGGCGCAGCATGCCTCTGTCGTATTCGGGCGGACCGCGATGCGCCACGGTGTGATCGTCTGCAATGATCCCAACGGGCTCAGCAAAGCGATCAACAAGATGTATTTTCAATATTTTCCCGAATCGGTACGCCTGCAGTCACTCGTCTCGCGCAACCGTGACGATATCCGCCACTTCTATGATCAACATGCAAAACGGATCATACTTAAGCCGCTGATGGGATCAGCCGGTCGCGGTGTTTTTATGGTCCAGCCTGATGATGCTGCCAATCTCAACCAGATGATCGATGCGATCTCACGCGACGGCTATGTGATTGCAGAAGCGTTTTCACCTCAGGCGCTTGAAGGCGATACGCGGATGATCCTGATTAATGGGCGGCCGCTCAAAGCCGATGGAAAATATGCCGCGTACAGACGCACCAGGAGCGGCGAAGATATCCGCTCGAACCTCCATGCGGGCGGCATACCCAAGCCGGTAACCGTCACCGATGAGATGCTTGAACTTGCCGAGATCGTGCGTCCCAAACTGGTCCAGGACGGTATCTTTTTTGCCGGACTCGACATCGTCGGGAACAAGCTTTTGGAGGTCAACGTCTTTAGTCCCGGAGGGCTGGACAGTTCCGAAAGGTTTGAAGGGGTGAATTTTACCGGAGCGGTCATAGAGGCGCTGGAAAAAAAGGTACGCTATATGAAATATTATCACCGCAACTTTGACAATGCGGAGATGAATACCTTATAA
- a CDS encoding flavohemoglobin expression-modulating QEGLA motif protein: MKQANLLITEKLIDSLINRLLDNKAVRKELPGWGRIHIDRQLPFLCLYRRPADRSDVGTKNLVYGEASYIIAPSDPDYQEGLAQLVKQIAAAMSARFGAFLLVELWSLQSTTADESAAAQARKPGFTLFSPQLGLLTPTVQTLTNSLSDISLSRQHGEVDPQFSESIAPAGLPPLLSQELLEKMRCYTVGLGIKPVYHDPEGRILYPSVLRNLHHGIGTALKKSFFTFMHNQTTVSPAHYQVLGRRNVTKAVWKIDRALSEIDDSFDFLLQVTPVNTETAWEAFKESGYRKGPDFYYRPVPFDPAAVKRRLYAIPVEKIEDPTLLHLFSEKRDELDRKLTMLGDRDTPNFLHGSIQTYGTVEENLLETARQMLSLMPAKDLENIGADSDTDTVSAEIFARLAEAELDFYRERYPSLHSRVELREDIVSGAMVSGGDFLVSKWAHFPKNRVEALLHHEIGTHILTYTNGFSQPFQQLHTGLSGYDEMQEGIAVLAEYLCGGLSIERLRILAGRVVAAKCLIDGASFIETFEILHEQYGFMPKTAFTVTTRIFRGGGLTKDAVYLRGLIGILDYIAGGGAIEPLLVGKLSAKHIPLIEELQWREVLCKPPLFPRYLEQPDAKKRLGEIEEKGLNILDLVKRSQP; the protein is encoded by the coding sequence ATGAAACAGGCGAATCTGCTCATCACGGAAAAACTGATCGATTCGCTCATTAACAGGCTGCTCGACAACAAGGCAGTGCGCAAGGAACTACCCGGCTGGGGACGCATCCATATCGACCGTCAGCTCCCTTTTTTATGCCTCTACAGGCGTCCTGCCGATCGGAGCGATGTCGGAACGAAGAATCTGGTCTACGGCGAAGCATCCTACATCATTGCACCCAGTGACCCCGATTATCAGGAGGGGCTGGCACAGCTTGTCAAACAGATCGCCGCAGCGATGAGTGCGCGTTTCGGGGCTTTTTTGCTGGTTGAACTGTGGTCGCTTCAGAGCACAACAGCGGACGAAAGTGCGGCAGCACAAGCCCGAAAGCCCGGATTTACACTCTTTTCGCCGCAGCTCGGCCTCCTGACGCCGACAGTCCAAACGCTTACAAACAGTCTCTCAGACATTTCGCTCAGCCGTCAGCACGGAGAGGTCGATCCGCAGTTTTCCGAGTCAATAGCCCCTGCCGGACTCCCGCCTCTGCTTTCGCAGGAGCTGCTCGAAAAGATGCGATGCTACACCGTCGGTCTGGGCATCAAGCCGGTCTATCACGACCCCGAGGGCAGGATTCTCTACCCTTCTGTGCTTCGAAACCTCCACCACGGCATAGGCACAGCGCTGAAAAAAAGTTTTTTTACCTTCATGCACAATCAGACCACCGTCTCCCCGGCCCACTATCAGGTTTTGGGCCGACGAAATGTCACCAAAGCGGTCTGGAAAATAGACCGGGCACTTTCTGAAATTGATGATTCGTTTGATTTTCTGCTTCAGGTGACACCGGTCAATACCGAGACGGCCTGGGAGGCGTTCAAAGAGAGCGGCTACAGAAAGGGACCCGATTTCTATTACCGGCCCGTGCCCTTTGACCCGGCTGCGGTCAAACGCCGCCTTTATGCGATTCCCGTCGAAAAGATCGAGGATCCGACACTGCTGCACCTCTTCAGCGAAAAGAGGGATGAACTCGACAGAAAACTGACGATGCTCGGCGACCGGGATACCCCCAACTTTTTGCACGGAAGTATCCAGACATACGGTACGGTCGAAGAGAACCTGCTGGAGACGGCACGGCAGATGCTCTCCCTGATGCCGGCCAAAGATCTCGAGAACATCGGAGCGGACAGTGACACCGATACCGTTTCGGCAGAAATATTTGCACGTCTTGCCGAAGCGGAGCTCGATTTCTACAGGGAGCGCTATCCGTCGCTTCACTCCAGGGTGGAGCTTCGCGAAGATATCGTCTCAGGTGCGATGGTCTCGGGAGGGGATTTCCTCGTTTCAAAATGGGCCCATTTCCCGAAAAACCGTGTTGAAGCGCTCCTGCATCATGAGATCGGCACCCATATATTGACCTATACCAACGGCTTTTCCCAGCCCTTTCAACAGCTGCATACGGGCCTTTCGGGATATGATGAGATGCAGGAGGGGATCGCCGTACTCGCCGAATACCTCTGCGGCGGTCTCAGTATTGAACGGCTTCGGATACTTGCCGGCAGGGTCGTTGCAGCGAAATGCCTGATCGACGGGGCATCCTTTATCGAAACATTCGAGATCCTGCACGAACAGTACGGCTTTATGCCGAAAACCGCTTTTACCGTTACGACACGCATCTTCAGGGGTGGCGGTCTGACCAAGGATGCGGTCTACCTCAGGGGGCTCATCGGGATACTGGACTATATCGCGGGCGGCGGGGCGATAGAGCCGCTGTTGGTGGGGAAGCTCTCGGCAAAGCACATCCCGCTCATCGAAGAGCTGCAGTGGCGTGAGGTTCTGTGTAAGCCGCCGCTTTTCCCCCGATATTTGGAGCAGCCCGATGCGAAAAAACGGCTCGGCGAGATAGAAGAGAAGGGTTTGAATATTCTGGATCTGGTCAAAAGGAGTCAGCCATGA
- a CDS encoding N-formylglutamate amidohydrolase, whose product MKERHWVIEEADVPIIATAIHNGHKVRRELERLFAIDENERLREEDPYTAIWTTVVPNRTIVLTSRFEVDLNRPREHAVYLKPEEAWGLKVWKKKPTPAMIKTSLAEYDAFYDDVYQLFSHVKKRFGYFVVLDLHTYNFRREGPEGGEADPRFNPDVNLGTGTIEDHKHWEPLIDRFRYDIQQFDFLGHSLDIRENVKFKGGHFPLWIHQTFGKNACVLSVEFKKFFMDEWSGMADSKKVDMIRKVLESTVPGLLEELKKIGAKL is encoded by the coding sequence ATGAAAGAGAGACACTGGGTCATCGAAGAGGCTGATGTCCCCATCATAGCAACAGCTATTCATAACGGCCATAAAGTCCGCCGTGAACTCGAAAGGCTGTTTGCCATCGATGAGAACGAGAGGCTCAGAGAAGAGGACCCCTATACCGCTATCTGGACCACCGTCGTGCCCAACCGTACCATCGTACTGACGTCACGATTCGAAGTCGATCTGAACCGACCGAGGGAACATGCCGTCTATCTTAAACCCGAAGAGGCATGGGGCCTTAAGGTCTGGAAGAAAAAACCGACCCCTGCAATGATCAAAACGTCGCTGGCGGAATATGATGCTTTTTATGACGACGTTTATCAGCTCTTTTCGCATGTCAAAAAACGCTTTGGCTATTTTGTCGTGTTGGACCTGCACACCTATAACTTCCGAAGAGAGGGTCCGGAAGGCGGCGAAGCCGATCCAAGGTTCAACCCTGATGTCAACCTCGGCACGGGAACGATCGAAGACCATAAACATTGGGAACCGCTTATCGACCGTTTCAGGTATGATATTCAGCAGTTTGATTTTCTGGGGCATTCTCTGGACATCCGCGAAAATGTCAAATTCAAGGGGGGCCATTTTCCATTATGGATCCATCAGACATTCGGAAAAAATGCCTGCGTCCTCTCCGTCGAATTTAAAAAGTTCTTTATGGATGAGTGGAGCGGGATGGCAGACAGTAAAAAAGTGGACATGATCCGCAAGGTATTGGAATCAACCGTTCCGGGCCTGCTTGAAGAGTTGAAAAAAATAGGGGCGAAGCTATGA
- a CDS encoding mechanosensitive ion channel domain-containing protein has translation MSSIRKRLPASTCEGNILEIGVLSTKIKTLYNEEVTIPNAVLLSVTTTNFSRYAREEWYAAPATAPEKG, from the coding sequence TTGAGCAGTATACGCAAGAGGTTGCCGGCATCAACCTGTGAGGGCAATATCCTGGAGATAGGCGTCCTCTCGACCAAGATAAAGACCCTGTACAATGAGGAAGTCACGATTCCCAATGCGGTACTACTCTCGGTAACGACAACCAATTTCAGCCGCTATGCCCGCGAAGAGTGGTATGCCGCACCTGCGACGGCTCCCGAAAAGGGTTGA
- the greA gene encoding transcription elongation factor GreA produces MENNVEPMTKFGYERLQAEANHLKLEVRPAVIKAIEEAADMGDLKENAEYHAGKEQQANIDRRLQEISDLLSNAQIVDPSTLEHARVSFGSTVILEDINSGEEVTYTIVGGCESNPEMGLISFNSPLAKQILGKEEGDEVKVRLPGGVKEFEVAEVKYQEIVFECHD; encoded by the coding sequence TTGGAAAATAATGTAGAACCGATGACAAAATTCGGGTATGAGCGTCTTCAGGCGGAGGCGAACCACCTGAAACTGGAGGTACGTCCTGCGGTGATCAAGGCGATCGAAGAGGCAGCTGATATGGGTGACCTGAAAGAGAATGCCGAGTATCACGCGGGCAAAGAGCAGCAGGCCAACATCGACCGCCGTCTTCAGGAGATCAGCGATCTGCTGAGCAATGCTCAGATCGTTGACCCGAGTACGCTGGAACATGCCCGTGTCAGTTTCGGTTCGACGGTGATCCTTGAAGATATCAACAGCGGCGAGGAGGTGACCTACACCATCGTCGGCGGCTGTGAGAGTAACCCGGAAATGGGACTGATCTCGTTCAACTCGCCGCTGGCCAAACAGATCCTCGGCAAAGAGGAGGGCGACGAGGTCAAAGTCCGTCTACCGGGCGGTGTCAAAGAGTTTGAAGTAGCCGAGGTGAAATACCAGGAGATCGTCTTTGAGTGCCATGATTAA
- the argC gene encoding N-acetyl-gamma-glutamyl-phosphate reductase, which yields MINVAVIGASGYTGLELIKMIVKHPVFNLAYVATSEGNIRLSELHPSLLGVAECDVEKADAAEVAKSCELAFLALPHKTAMGFVKELIARNVKVVDLSADYRLEQARYEQHYVPHIDTENLKHAVYGLPELNHEAIKKAKLVANPGCYPTASILAALPFLKYQVKGSALIVDAKSGVSGAGKKLSETTHYVTINDNAFAYNPLLHRHGPEIAEKLQLDESSVNFVPHLLPLTRGMLSSVYMQVEGDFDVMEVLKTYYKDEPYVRVRENPVDIKSVAGTNFCDIFARRNGSTLFINAAIDNLMRGASSQAIVNANLMMGLAMETGVPDIAYVP from the coding sequence ATGATTAATGTCGCCGTTATCGGGGCGAGCGGGTACACCGGCCTCGAACTTATCAAGATGATCGTCAAACACCCTGTTTTCAATCTTGCCTATGTCGCGACGAGCGAAGGGAACATCAGGCTTAGCGAACTGCATCCCTCGTTGCTGGGGGTGGCCGAGTGTGATGTCGAGAAGGCGGATGCCGCCGAGGTTGCCAAAAGCTGCGAGCTTGCCTTTCTGGCCCTGCCGCACAAGACGGCGATGGGCTTTGTCAAGGAGCTGATAGCGCGAAATGTCAAGGTGGTCGACCTCTCTGCAGACTACCGTCTTGAACAGGCGCGCTACGAGCAGCACTATGTCCCGCACATCGATACCGAAAATCTTAAACATGCCGTTTACGGCCTGCCGGAACTCAACCACGAGGCGATCAAAAAGGCCAAGCTGGTGGCAAACCCGGGCTGTTATCCGACCGCTTCGATCCTGGCGGCGTTGCCGTTTCTGAAGTACCAAGTCAAGGGTTCGGCACTGATCGTCGATGCCAAGAGCGGGGTGAGCGGTGCGGGCAAGAAGCTCTCAGAGACAACACACTATGTGACGATCAACGACAACGCCTTTGCCTACAACCCTCTGTTGCACCGCCACGGTCCCGAGATTGCCGAGAAGCTTCAGCTTGATGAGAGTTCGGTCAACTTCGTGCCGCACCTTCTGCCGCTGACAAGAGGAATGCTCTCATCAGTTTACATGCAGGTCGAGGGCGATTTCGATGTGATGGAAGTGCTTAAAACGTACTACAAGGATGAACCGTATGTCCGCGTCCGGGAGAACCCGGTCGACATAAAAAGCGTTGCCGGCACCAACTTCTGCGACATCTTTGCACGACGCAACGGTTCGACGCTCTTTATCAATGCAGCCATTGACAACCTGATGCGGGGTGCAAGTTCGCAGGCGATCGTCAATGCCAACCTGATGATGGGTCTCGCTATGGAAACCGGAGTCCCCGATATCGCCTATGTCCCGTAA